In Aegilops tauschii subsp. strangulata cultivar AL8/78 chromosome 3, Aet v6.0, whole genome shotgun sequence, one genomic interval encodes:
- the LOC120975902 gene encoding uncharacterized protein codes for MEIANHNIIVWNVRGLNIAARGAAMRSLVDDASVVCLLESKLERVDQRVIHSLLGLKFGAFVALPTHGTAGGIIVAWDSTVAMVPAFRIDQFYVMVEMVFGEGNQWTLTAVYGPTDDTLKPLFLDELRAIRAACAGPWAVAGDFNLIVEAADKSNNMINRRMMGSFRCFLNDMELKEAYWDTGHPGHLLQALSSSISDHCPLLMSTNVSFHRKSRFHFQSYWPSLPGFHDVVAGSWNSLPPKANPFVDLFLRLKATAKALTRWNQAKVGNIKEQMLLANELILCFDQAMDSRPLSSGETWLRKQLKKKVLGLASLQRTIARQKLRISWPKAGEASEAFFKIFASQRRRKNHIFRLKSGAAEATSRAGMCEMAGDYYAGLLGRPVLRQHTLRLAALELPAVDTATLETPLSETLIWNTVKDM; via the exons ATGGAGATTGCAAATCATAATATTATTGTGTGGAACGTGCGGGGTCTCAACATTGCAGCTAGAGGGGCTGCCATGAGAAGCTTGGTGGACGACGCGTCGGTAGTGTGCCTTCTGGAATCCAAGCTGGAGAGGGTTGATCAGCGCGTGATCCACTCGCTGCTGGGGCTAAAATTTGGCGCGTTCGTGGCTCTTCCTACGCATGGCACGGCCGGCGGAATCATCGTCGCATGGGACTCCACGGTGGCCATGGTGCCCGCATTCCGGATCGATCAATTTTATGTCATGGTGGAGATGGTTTTTGGGGAGGGCAACCAGTGGACACTAACCGCAGTTTACGGCCCAACCGATGACACGTTGAAACCTCTGTTCCTAGATGAGCTCCGGGCTATCAGGGCAGCTTGTGCGGGGCCTTGGGCAGTGGCGGGAGACTTCAATCTCATTGTTGAAGCGGCGGACAAAAGCAACAACATGATCAATAGGCGCATGATGGGGAGCTTTCGGTGCTTCCTAAACGATATGGAGCTTAAAGAGGCAT ATTGGGACACCGGGCACCCAGGGCACCTGCTGCAAGCCTTGTCCTCCTCCATCTCCGACCACTGCCCGCTACTCATGTCAACCAACGTCTCGTTCCATCGCAAATCACGGTTCCACTTCCAGAGCTACTGGCCTTCTCTTCCCGGGTTCCATGATGTCGTGGCAGGGAGTTGGAACTCGCTGCCTCCGAAGGCCAACCCCTTCGTGGATCTATTTTTGCGTCTAAAGGCCACTGCAAAGGCGCTGACCAGGTGGAACCAGGCCAAGGTTGGCAACATCAAGGAGCAGATGCTGCTGGCAAACGAGCTCATCCTGTGCTTCGATCAGGCGATGGACTCAAGGCCTCTGTCGAGCGGAGAAACATGGCTCCGCAAGCAGCTCAAGAAGAAAGTGCTCGGGCTGGCGTCTCTGCAGCGGACTATTGCTCGACAGAAATTGCGCATTTCATGGCCGAAGGCTGGTGAGGCAAGCGAGGCGTTCTTCAAGATCTTTGCGAGCCAGCGACGCAGGAAAAATCACATCTTCAGGCTGAAGAGCGGAGCGGCGGAGGCGACATCCAGGGCGGGCATGTGTGAGATGGCTGGGGACTACTACGCGGGCTTACTGGGCAGGCCGGTGTTGCGGCAGCACACGCTCCGCCTGGCTGCTCTAGAGCTGCCGGCGGTTGACACTGCGACGCTCGAGACCCCCCTGTCCGAAACCCTTATCTGGAACACAGTAAAGGACATGTAG